The proteins below are encoded in one region of candidate division TA06 bacterium:
- a CDS encoding SLBB domain-containing protein, producing MERAQGPAGTSGDIYEREVLVEVQIWGQVSKPGRYRVPVTTDVVGLISYAGGPTEDAALSRVKLVRGTFGSGQTQKVNISKYTGKADRSLVPMLEQGDVVIVPSTLYHKMIRAATFLSQAAVIITAYLVVTGVR from the coding sequence ATGGAGAGAGCACAGGGCCCGGCCGGCACCTCCGGCGATATTTACGAGCGCGAGGTTTTGGTCGAGGTCCAGATCTGGGGCCAGGTAAGTAAACCCGGCCGGTACCGGGTTCCGGTTACCACTGATGTGGTGGGCCTGATTTCTTATGCCGGCGGCCCCACCGAAGATGCCGCCCTTTCCAGGGTTAAACTGGTCAGGGGAACTTTCGGTTCCGGACAAACCCAAAAAGTGAATATTTCCAAATATACCGGAAAAGCCGACCGGTCCCTGGTTCCTATGCTGGAACAGGGCGATGTGGTGATTGTGCCCTCCACCCTGTATCACAAAATGATTAGGGCGGCCACCTTTTTAAGTCAGGCGGCTGTAATAATCACTGCCTATCTGGTAGTGACTGGAGTGAGGTAG
- a CDS encoding lipocalin family protein — protein sequence MYLIPLLLLLTAGQVVAELPPLQTVPKVDLNRYLGTWYEIATIPQRFQKGCTGVTATYSLRPDGKIDVLNQCYKDSLNGKYKSVHGKAWVVDKETNAKLKVQFFWPFSGSYWIIELDSVGYQYAVVGHPNRNYLWILCRTPKMDEGLYGDLLRRLQEVHGYDLSNLKKTPQKTY from the coding sequence ATGTATCTCATACCTTTGCTTTTACTGCTTACGGCAGGGCAGGTTGTGGCTGAATTACCTCCTCTTCAGACCGTTCCCAAAGTTGACCTGAACCGCTACCTGGGAACCTGGTACGAGATCGCCACAATCCCCCAGCGTTTCCAGAAGGGCTGCACCGGTGTTACCGCCACTTACAGCCTGCGGCCGGACGGAAAGATAGACGTACTCAACCAATGCTACAAGGATTCCCTGAACGGCAAGTACAAATCGGTCCACGGCAAGGCCTGGGTGGTTGACAAAGAGACCAACGCCAAGCTTAAGGTTCAGTTCTTCTGGCCCTTCTCCGGTTCTTATTGGATAATAGAGTTAGACTCCGTTGGATACCAGTATGCCGTGGTGGGCCACCCAAACCGCAATTATCTGTGGATCCTCTGCCGGACCCCGAAGATGGATGAGGGCTTGTATGGGGATCTTTTGAGGCGGCTGCAGGAGGTCCATGGTTATGACCTCTCTAACCTTAAAAAGACTCCCCAAAAAACATACTGA
- the tkt gene encoding transketolase, whose product MSKLTNQQYQKAADTLRMLAVDAVEQANSGHPGLPMGAADFAFVLWHDFLQFNPKDPKWPGRDRFILSAGHGSALLYGLLHLFGYDVSLEELKNFRQWGSLTPGHPEAGHTPGVEVTTGPLGQGFANGVGMALAQKMATARLGLDRKKILDHYIYALVSDGDLMEGISSEAASLAGHLKLGNIIYIYDDNRITIDGRTDVSFSEDVGARFKALGWHTQSIDGHDHQTVHKAIKKAQKISDKPSLILARTHIAQGSPNKHDLSAAHGSPLGKEEVAATRRNLGWPNQAFYIPEEVRSVCQKKISRNKREYNKWQKDLAVWRLQNQEKAGLWDRLEKKEIPADIYGILSSAIKNEPAATRSLSGDMIQKIAGIIPSLAGGSADLAGSTNSDIKGSAHVSAEDFSGRNIHFGIREHAMGAMMNGMSLYGFFVPFGSTFLVFSDYCRPAIRLSALMKLPAVYIFTHDSFYVGEDGPTHQPIEHVSALRLIPNLRVIRPADAQETAAAWALALQKKDGPTAMILTRQKLPALERSECFKPNNVLRGAYNLHVYGQGRKVTLMASGSEVALAVESAKLLASQGLEISVVSVPCLELFLEQSEEYRKTIVPHGSLKVALEAGRGALWRQVIGQDGLFIGIEHFGASAPDKVLAKEFGFTPEQVAKKITAFIEK is encoded by the coding sequence ATGAGCAAGCTAACCAACCAGCAATATCAAAAAGCCGCCGATACTTTGCGCATGCTGGCGGTGGACGCGGTGGAGCAGGCCAATTCCGGCCATCCCGGACTTCCGATGGGTGCGGCTGATTTTGCCTTTGTGCTGTGGCACGATTTTTTGCAGTTCAACCCAAAAGACCCCAAATGGCCGGGGCGGGACCGCTTCATCCTGTCGGCCGGACACGGCTCGGCCCTGCTGTACGGGCTGCTACACCTTTTCGGATATGATGTCTCATTGGAAGAACTTAAGAATTTCCGCCAATGGGGAAGCTTGACCCCGGGCCATCCCGAAGCCGGGCACACCCCGGGAGTGGAGGTGACAACCGGCCCGCTGGGTCAGGGGTTTGCCAACGGGGTGGGCATGGCCCTGGCCCAGAAGATGGCTACCGCCCGGCTGGGGCTTGACCGGAAGAAAATCCTGGATCATTACATTTACGCTTTAGTCTCGGACGGAGACCTGATGGAAGGCATATCTTCCGAAGCAGCCTCGCTGGCCGGGCATTTGAAACTGGGCAACATCATTTACATATATGACGACAACCGCATCACCATTGACGGCCGGACTGATGTGAGCTTTTCCGAGGATGTGGGAGCCAGGTTCAAGGCTCTGGGTTGGCACACCCAAAGCATCGACGGCCATGATCACCAGACCGTTCACAAGGCGATCAAGAAAGCCCAAAAGATTTCGGACAAGCCCTCGCTGATCCTGGCCCGGACCCACATCGCCCAGGGCAGCCCCAATAAACATGATCTGTCGGCGGCCCACGGCTCGCCGCTGGGAAAGGAAGAGGTGGCCGCCACCCGTAGAAATTTAGGGTGGCCCAACCAGGCATTTTACATCCCGGAAGAAGTAAGATCGGTCTGCCAAAAGAAGATATCCCGGAACAAACGGGAATATAACAAGTGGCAGAAGGACCTGGCCGTCTGGAGACTGCAGAACCAGGAAAAGGCCGGCCTGTGGGACAGGCTGGAGAAAAAAGAGATCCCCGCAGACATTTACGGCATTTTGTCCTCCGCCATTAAAAACGAACCGGCAGCCACCCGTAGCCTTTCCGGAGATATGATCCAGAAGATAGCCGGGATCATTCCTTCGTTGGCGGGCGGCTCGGCCGACCTGGCCGGCTCCACCAATTCAGACATCAAGGGCTCGGCCCATGTTTCGGCGGAGGATTTCAGCGGCCGCAACATCCATTTCGGCATCCGGGAACACGCCATGGGGGCCATGATGAACGGCATGTCCCTCTACGGGTTTTTCGTCCCCTTCGGCTCCACCTTTCTGGTGTTCTCGGATTACTGCCGCCCGGCCATCCGCCTTTCGGCTCTGATGAAACTGCCGGCGGTTTACATCTTCACCCACGACTCTTTTTATGTGGGCGAGGACGGACCCACCCACCAGCCGATCGAACATGTTTCAGCTTTAAGACTGATACCCAACCTGCGGGTCATCCGGCCGGCCGATGCCCAGGAGACCGCCGCCGCCTGGGCTCTGGCCCTGCAGAAAAAGGATGGGCCGACTGCCATGATCCTGACCCGGCAAAAACTGCCGGCGCTGGAACGTTCTGAATGTTTTAAGCCCAACAACGTTCTCCGGGGCGCATATAATCTGCATGTTTACGGCCAGGGCCGCAAGGTAACGCTGATGGCCAGCGGTTCGGAAGTTGCCCTGGCGGTGGAATCCGCCAAACTGCTGGCTTCCCAGGGATTAGAGATCTCGGTGGTCTCGGTCCCCTGCCTGGAGCTGTTTTTGGAGCAGAGCGAAGAATACCGGAAAACCATCGTTCCCCACGGCTCCTTAAAAGTGGCGCTGGAGGCCGGCCGCGGCGCCTTGTGGCGTCAGGTGATCGGCCAGGACGGTCTGTTCATAGGCATCGAGCATTTCGGGGCCAGCGCCCCGGACAAGGTTCTGGCTAAAGAATTCGGCTTTACGCCGGAGCAGGTGGCTAAAAAGATAACAGCATTTATCGAGAAGTAA
- a CDS encoding sigma-54-dependent Fis family transcriptional regulator: MNDQKSRQELEFLLSFSKSLSSTLDQSQLLDIIIESAKTLTVAEASSLLLLDRATQNLHFAHATGEVSEELKKLSIPMGQGIAGWVAREQKPQIVNQAEQDERWYKGIDEKTKFTTKSLLCVPLLSNGQTIGVIEVLNKKDGQQFDQQDQELLLKFADLAAQVLENADKYSRLKDENVQLRDELASRYTITGKSQAVEEVLGLARKVASGNTTVLLQGENGTGKELLARFIHYQSPRADKAFVAVNSAAIPVELLESELFGHEKGAFTGAGCRRKGRFEMAAGGTIFLDEVGDLPQAIQAKILRVLQEREFERLGSSETIKVDVRIIAATNKDLLQLVKAGLFREDLYYRLNVFQIFLPPLRQRAEDIPVLSRHFLEHFGRETKKQVRGFTEEAAQAMQNYSWPGNIRELQNAVERAVVLSSGQTITLQNLPRLVDDSSTRDGIPPTMTWDGAQDVFKREYMIKALEANGWNQRKTAKVLDIQPSYLSRLLRELNIIRPRNRES, translated from the coding sequence ATGAACGACCAAAAATCCCGCCAGGAGCTTGAGTTTTTGCTGTCCTTCAGCAAATCTCTTTCTTCCACCCTGGATCAAAGCCAGCTGCTGGACATCATTATCGAATCGGCCAAAACGCTGACTGTGGCCGAGGCCAGCTCGCTTCTACTGCTGGACCGGGCCACCCAGAACCTGCATTTTGCCCATGCCACCGGGGAAGTTTCGGAGGAACTGAAAAAACTTTCCATCCCCATGGGTCAGGGCATCGCCGGGTGGGTGGCCCGGGAACAAAAACCCCAGATCGTGAATCAAGCCGAGCAGGACGAAAGATGGTACAAGGGCATAGACGAGAAGACCAAGTTTACCACCAAATCTTTGTTGTGTGTGCCTTTGCTTTCCAATGGCCAGACCATCGGCGTTATAGAGGTGTTGAATAAAAAGGACGGTCAGCAGTTTGACCAGCAGGACCAGGAACTGCTTTTGAAGTTCGCCGACCTGGCGGCCCAGGTGCTGGAGAATGCCGATAAATACAGCCGGTTGAAGGATGAGAACGTCCAGCTGCGCGACGAGTTGGCCAGCCGCTACACCATTACCGGCAAAAGTCAAGCGGTGGAAGAGGTGCTGGGGCTGGCCCGCAAGGTGGCCTCCGGCAACACCACGGTGCTGCTGCAAGGCGAGAACGGCACCGGCAAGGAACTGCTGGCCCGTTTCATCCATTACCAAAGCCCCAGGGCCGATAAGGCCTTTGTGGCCGTCAACAGCGCCGCCATCCCGGTGGAATTGCTGGAATCCGAGCTGTTCGGACACGAGAAGGGCGCTTTTACCGGGGCCGGCTGCCGGCGCAAGGGACGGTTTGAAATGGCGGCCGGAGGCACCATCTTCCTGGACGAAGTGGGGGACCTGCCCCAGGCCATCCAAGCCAAGATCCTGAGGGTTTTGCAGGAAAGGGAATTCGAGCGTCTGGGCAGCAGCGAAACGATAAAAGTAGATGTCAGGATCATCGCCGCCACCAACAAGGATCTGCTGCAGCTGGTAAAAGCCGGGTTGTTCCGTGAGGATCTGTATTATCGCTTAAATGTGTTCCAGATATTCCTGCCGCCGCTGCGCCAACGGGCGGAAGATATACCGGTTCTATCCCGGCATTTTTTGGAGCACTTTGGCCGGGAAACAAAAAAGCAGGTGCGGGGATTTACCGAGGAGGCCGCCCAGGCCATGCAGAACTATTCCTGGCCTGGAAATATCCGGGAGCTGCAGAATGCTGTGGAAAGGGCGGTGGTGCTTAGTTCCGGACAAACCATAACCCTGCAGAACCTGCCCCGGCTGGTGGACGATTCTTCCACCAGGGATGGCATCCCGCCCACCATGACCTGGGACGGCGCCCAGGATGTGTTTAAGCGGGAATACATGATAAAAGCGCTGGAAGCCAATGGTTGGAACCAAAGGAAAACGGCAAAGGTTTTAGACATTCAGCCATCGTATCTTTCCCGGTTGTTGAGGGAACTTAATATCATCCGGCCCCGAAACAGGGAGTCATGA